From the Sphingomonas suaedae genome, one window contains:
- a CDS encoding GNAT family N-acetyltransferase: MTAHFPLIEAEVAPVETALIGSLDMLAHDGAGVLGRGAQPGPYDRIDWLRATRDHIWPDTPFVAATARQGADALWLPLRDCGHRRARGFASWYTLAFAPLATPGCPASVRAVLLAAIARRLRRRFGAITLWPLEPEISTELQAAFRGAGWLAIERVEAAHWVAHTQGQDFDAYWARRASKLRNTVRRRAKNSAVDVQILDAFDPAAWADYEAVYAASWKPAEGSPGFLRAYAEQEGAAGTLRLGIARRGGRPVAAQFWTVENGVATIHKLAHLESEREHSPGTLLSYAMFRHVLDHDRPDLIDYGNGDEPYKAEWMDERRERHRLRLFDLRSVSGVAAGLAAATRATRRRLAR, translated from the coding sequence ATGACCGCCCATTTCCCCTTGATCGAGGCAGAGGTCGCGCCGGTCGAAACGGCCCTGATCGGATCGCTGGACATGCTCGCCCATGATGGCGCGGGCGTGCTGGGACGCGGTGCACAACCCGGACCCTATGATCGGATCGACTGGTTGCGCGCGACGCGCGACCATATCTGGCCTGACACGCCTTTTGTCGCGGCAACCGCGCGGCAGGGTGCCGATGCGCTGTGGCTGCCGCTGCGCGATTGCGGCCATCGGCGCGCGCGCGGCTTTGCCAGCTGGTACACGCTCGCATTCGCGCCTCTCGCCACGCCCGGCTGCCCGGCATCGGTCCGCGCGGTCTTGCTGGCGGCGATCGCCAGGCGGTTGCGGCGCCGGTTCGGCGCGATCACGCTCTGGCCGCTCGAACCCGAAATATCGACGGAGCTGCAAGCGGCATTCCGCGGCGCAGGCTGGCTGGCGATCGAGCGGGTCGAGGCCGCGCATTGGGTCGCGCATACACAGGGTCAGGACTTCGACGCCTATTGGGCGCGTCGCGCGTCGAAGCTGCGCAATACCGTGCGGCGTCGCGCGAAGAACAGTGCCGTCGATGTCCAGATTCTCGACGCCTTCGACCCTGCGGCCTGGGCGGACTATGAGGCGGTCTATGCCGCCAGCTGGAAACCCGCCGAGGGTTCGCCGGGCTTCCTGCGCGCCTATGCGGAGCAGGAGGGCGCGGCGGGAACGCTGCGCCTCGGCATCGCCCGGCGCGGTGGTCGGCCGGTTGCGGCGCAATTCTGGACGGTCGAGAACGGGGTCGCGACGATCCACAAGCTCGCCCATCTGGAGAGCGAGCGCGAGCATTCGCCCGGCACCCTGCTCTCCTATGCGATGTTCCGTCACGTCCTCGACCATGACCGGCCCGACTTGATCGACTATGGCAATGGCGATGAACCGTACAAAGCCGAATGGATGGATGAGCGCCGGGAGCGCCACCGGCTGCGCCTGTTCGATCTGCGGAGCGTGTCCGGAGTTGCTGCGGGACTCGCCGCCGCGACGAGGGCCACACGGCGCCGACTGGCGCGCTGA
- a CDS encoding DUF6311 domain-containing protein: MLTLIAAQRVPMRAAPTYLPLILLPLALFGIFFHWQILDVTNIGWLLRGSDNGENALGLHAWLHDPSPGFLRTALLGAPEGTGLLFTDSNPLLAVLAFPLRGILPADTQLIGWWILACLFLQVLFAWLLLRRHAPNGLALWCGVLLLAALPTLFNRFVHVNLMAHWLILWALWRFDDPERSASNRGWAALIAITALIHSYLLVMVGAIWASAMLERLWKDRAAAPRLIVQGLAMIAMVAAIAWSLGVFEPHRPSGNYGAFAMPLDALWNPGVDTYSTFLPAIEQRPGRGFEGFQYLGLGLLILLPGAAIAVRRLPRPAPDASGSLARYSWLLPALIVLTLLAISTYPDFAGRMLPRWQLPQDVADALDAVRASGRLFWPVAYVAVLAALRIAFRLPERMAGLALLAVTMVQIADLAPMARAIRSQTIEAGIAPRYLRTPAPEWDRLIERAHGIAFIPAEVTKDLGLFQEIAWRAAKAQVAVRSVYVARASPQSAARQEQETARFRAGEIVPGRLYILIDGEPIPPPLIDKVRPLDGITIAFEPVVNPSSSPR, from the coding sequence TTGTTGACCCTGATCGCGGCACAGCGGGTGCCGATGCGCGCCGCACCGACCTATTTGCCGTTGATCCTGCTGCCGCTCGCGCTGTTCGGCATCTTCTTCCATTGGCAGATTCTCGACGTCACCAATATCGGCTGGCTGCTGCGCGGCAGTGACAATGGCGAGAATGCGCTGGGTCTTCACGCCTGGCTTCACGACCCGTCACCGGGGTTCCTGCGCACCGCGCTGCTTGGCGCCCCCGAAGGGACGGGGCTGTTGTTCACCGACAGCAATCCCCTGCTCGCCGTGCTTGCCTTTCCGCTGCGCGGCATTCTTCCAGCAGATACTCAGTTGATCGGCTGGTGGATCCTCGCCTGCCTGTTCCTGCAGGTGCTATTCGCGTGGCTGCTGCTGCGGCGCCATGCGCCCAACGGGCTGGCTTTGTGGTGCGGCGTGCTGCTGCTCGCCGCCCTCCCCACTTTGTTCAACCGGTTCGTCCATGTGAACCTGATGGCGCACTGGCTGATCCTTTGGGCGCTCTGGCGGTTCGACGATCCTGAGCGCTCGGCGTCCAATCGCGGCTGGGCGGCGCTGATCGCGATCACCGCGTTGATCCACAGCTATCTGCTCGTCATGGTGGGTGCGATCTGGGCCAGCGCCATGCTGGAGCGGCTGTGGAAGGATCGCGCCGCCGCCCCGCGCCTGATCGTGCAAGGGCTGGCAATGATCGCGATGGTCGCTGCGATCGCCTGGTCGCTCGGCGTGTTCGAACCGCACCGCCCGTCGGGAAATTACGGCGCCTTCGCCATGCCGCTCGACGCGCTGTGGAATCCGGGCGTCGATACGTATTCGACGTTTTTGCCCGCCATTGAGCAACGCCCCGGCCGGGGTTTCGAGGGCTTTCAGTATTTGGGCCTAGGCCTGCTGATCCTTCTCCCCGGCGCCGCGATAGCGGTTCGCCGCCTGCCGCGCCCCGCACCGGACGCGTCCGGGAGTCTCGCACGCTATAGCTGGCTCCTGCCCGCGCTCATTGTCCTCACGCTGCTGGCGATCAGCACCTATCCCGACTTTGCCGGGCGGATGCTCCCCCGCTGGCAGTTGCCTCAGGATGTCGCGGATGCGCTCGACGCGGTCCGTGCGTCCGGGCGCCTGTTCTGGCCCGTGGCCTATGTGGCGGTGCTGGCCGCGCTGCGGATCGCCTTCCGACTTCCCGAGCGCATGGCGGGATTGGCACTGCTTGCGGTCACGATGGTCCAGATCGCCGACCTCGCCCCGATGGCGCGTGCAATCCGCAGCCAGACGATCGAGGCAGGTATCGCCCCACGCTATCTCAGGACGCCCGCCCCCGAATGGGATCGGCTGATCGAGCGCGCGCATGGCATCGCCTTCATCCCGGCCGAAGTCACCAAGGACCTCGGCCTGTTTCAAGAGATCGCGTGGCGCGCCGCCAAGGCGCAGGTCGCAGTCCGCAGCGTCTATGTCGCCCGCGCCTCACCCCAGAGTGCGGCGCGACAGGAGCAGGAAACCGCGCGTTTCCGCGCTGGCGAGATCGTTCCGGGTCGCCTCTATATCCTGATCGATGGCGAGCCGATCCCGCCGCCGTTGATCGACAAGGTCCGACCGCTGGACGGCATCACCATCGCCTTCGAGCCCGTGGTCAATCCGTCTTCATCGCCTCGATGA
- a CDS encoding cupin-like domain-containing protein has translation MKPVFDDDARAAFAALYPERPGTIAHGLCGHPLFELDELVALSQRIRPVDVEQNLANLPIGIDPADIRHNGLSVEDSIRSIEQNGSWMVLKFVDQDPVYRALLDEVLDEIEPLVATRTGAMLKREAFIFVSSPGAVTPFHIDPEHNILIQLRGKKVMTVFPAADPELVPSHLQETFHEGGHRNLPFQDSFAAKGTPIRLTPGDAIYVPVKAPHWVQNGDAMSISLSVTWRSEWSYREADAHAFNRLLRKAGMTPAAPARYPRQNLIKSLAWRSIAKAKRMTGHTE, from the coding sequence ATGAAGCCCGTGTTCGACGATGACGCGCGCGCCGCCTTTGCAGCGCTCTATCCCGAGCGGCCCGGCACGATCGCCCATGGCCTGTGCGGCCATCCGCTGTTCGAGCTCGACGAACTGGTCGCGCTGTCGCAGCGCATCCGCCCGGTCGATGTCGAGCAGAATCTCGCCAACCTGCCGATCGGCATCGATCCCGCGGACATCCGGCACAATGGCCTCTCGGTCGAGGACTCGATCCGCTCGATCGAGCAGAACGGGTCGTGGATGGTGCTGAAGTTCGTCGATCAGGATCCGGTGTATCGCGCGCTGCTGGACGAGGTTCTCGACGAGATCGAGCCGCTGGTAGCCACCCGCACCGGCGCCATGCTCAAGCGCGAGGCGTTCATCTTCGTCTCCTCGCCCGGCGCGGTCACCCCGTTCCACATAGACCCCGAGCACAATATCCTAATCCAGCTGCGCGGCAAAAAGGTGATGACCGTGTTCCCCGCCGCCGATCCCGAACTGGTCCCCAGCCACCTTCAGGAAACCTTCCATGAGGGCGGCCATCGCAACCTGCCGTTCCAGGACAGCTTCGCGGCAAAGGGGACGCCGATCCGGTTGACCCCGGGCGACGCGATCTATGTCCCGGTCAAGGCGCCGCACTGGGTGCAGAATGGCGACGCGATGTCGATCTCGCTGTCGGTCACGTGGCGATCGGAGTGGAGCTATCGCGAGGCCGATGCGCACGCCTTCAACCGGTTGCTGCGGAAGGCGGGGATGACCCCCGCTGCCCCCGCCCGCTACCCCCGCCAGAATCTGATCAAGTCGCTGGCCTGGCGCAGCATCGCGAAAGCGAAACGGATGACCGGCCACACCGAATGA
- a CDS encoding division/cell wall cluster transcriptional repressor MraZ, translating to MRNVASERSNAVASQLGRMTPWPSPAGTSDRSLFAPSDGRFAPAPPARPARSKPLGGMVPYVGHCIVPVKANGLVRLPSFVRRNVNNEGPSIFLGLHASQRCLVGSSVQWWQQLTVTCDEHRFDGAQAPREIPPPPPASRRLFGFCEEFWRPNEFVKLPSWARAVAGIANAALFVGMGETFEIWSLEDALKSNDPNLVALAHSATKLQ from the coding sequence ATGCGTAATGTTGCGTCAGAGCGTTCCAATGCAGTTGCCAGCCAGCTTGGCCGAATGACGCCGTGGCCCAGCCCGGCGGGCACGAGCGACCGCAGCTTGTTTGCGCCCTCCGACGGGCGTTTCGCCCCGGCGCCCCCGGCGCGACCCGCGCGGTCGAAACCGCTGGGTGGGATGGTCCCCTATGTCGGGCATTGCATCGTGCCGGTGAAGGCAAATGGTCTGGTGCGACTCCCCTCCTTCGTGCGCCGCAATGTAAACAATGAGGGGCCAAGCATCTTTCTGGGGCTCCATGCCTCGCAGCGCTGTCTCGTCGGGTCGAGCGTGCAATGGTGGCAGCAGCTGACTGTGACGTGCGACGAGCATCGCTTCGACGGTGCGCAGGCGCCGCGCGAAATCCCGCCGCCGCCGCCGGCTTCGCGCCGCCTGTTTGGATTTTGCGAGGAATTCTGGCGCCCCAACGAATTCGTGAAGCTGCCGAGCTGGGCGCGGGCCGTCGCAGGGATTGCCAACGCCGCGCTGTTCGTCGGGATGGGCGAGACGTTCGAGATCTGGTCGCTGGAGGATGCGCTCAAATCGAACGATCCCAATCTGGTCGCGCTGGCCCATTCCGCAACCAAGCTTCAGTAA
- the sppA gene encoding signal peptide peptidase SppA — protein MKLVRGAWKLLVGIKDALVLLFMLFFFGALFALLSAKPNPAAVKDGALVLAIDGTIVEQPAQPDPFASIGGGEMPREYRMRDLIRALDKAKDDARVKVVVLDLDRFMGGYPAAIEEVGEAIRRVRDAKKPVLAYATGYSDSSYLLAANASEIWVHPMGGTIFTGPGGSRLYYKGLIDKLGVTTHVYKVGKFKSAVEPYTQTQQSPEARQANEALYGAIFEQWKDAVKTARPKARIEPLLTTPAEAVAATQGDFTKMNQQLGMVDKVGDRLAFGKRVAEIAGVDSGKPAGSFKSIKLANWLEANPVAKTGDAIGVITVAGEIVDGKAGPGTAAGDTISGLLLKGLAEKKLKALVVRVDSPGGSALASEHIRQAILQAKAQKLPVVVSMGSLAASGGYWVSTPADVIFAQPNTITGSIGIFGVIPTFENTLAKIGVTTDGVKTTPLTGQPDVLGGTNETLDRVLQAGIEDGYRRFIGLVAQSRKMTPQRVDEIGQGRVWDGGTARQLGLVDRFGNIDDAIAEAAKRAKLDPAKTHAVYLEKEPGWFDQLIAGFFRDSGDEEEEAAPESGGDLYARIAVERRAVFAQALGDARRIAGASSMQARCLECAAFGPGLGGTGAADARLIDLVVAKLGL, from the coding sequence GTGAAACTGGTACGCGGCGCATGGAAGCTGCTGGTCGGCATCAAGGATGCCCTGGTCCTGCTGTTCATGCTGTTCTTCTTTGGGGCGCTGTTCGCGCTGCTCTCGGCCAAGCCCAACCCCGCCGCAGTCAAGGACGGCGCGCTGGTGCTGGCGATTGACGGCACGATCGTCGAGCAACCGGCGCAGCCCGATCCCTTTGCCAGCATCGGCGGCGGCGAAATGCCCCGCGAGTACCGGATGCGCGACCTGATCCGCGCGCTGGACAAGGCGAAGGACGATGCGCGCGTCAAGGTCGTGGTGCTCGATCTCGACCGGTTCATGGGCGGCTATCCCGCCGCGATCGAGGAAGTGGGCGAGGCGATCCGCCGCGTGCGCGATGCGAAGAAGCCGGTGCTCGCCTATGCCACGGGCTATTCGGACAGCTCGTACCTGCTTGCGGCCAATGCCAGCGAGATCTGGGTCCACCCGATGGGCGGCACGATCTTTACCGGTCCCGGCGGATCGCGCCTCTATTACAAGGGGCTGATCGACAAGCTGGGCGTCACCACGCACGTCTATAAGGTCGGCAAGTTCAAATCGGCGGTCGAACCCTATACCCAGACTCAGCAATCGCCCGAGGCGCGTCAGGCGAACGAGGCGCTGTACGGCGCGATCTTCGAACAGTGGAAGGACGCGGTGAAGACCGCACGGCCCAAGGCGCGGATCGAGCCGCTGCTGACCACTCCGGCGGAAGCGGTCGCCGCGACGCAGGGCGACTTCACCAAGATGAATCAGCAGCTTGGCATGGTCGACAAGGTCGGCGACCGGCTGGCGTTCGGCAAGCGGGTCGCGGAGATTGCCGGCGTCGACAGCGGCAAGCCTGCGGGCAGCTTCAAGTCGATCAAGCTCGCCAACTGGCTGGAGGCCAATCCGGTCGCCAAGACCGGCGACGCGATCGGCGTGATCACCGTTGCGGGCGAGATCGTCGACGGCAAGGCGGGTCCGGGCACGGCGGCAGGGGACACCATTTCCGGCCTGCTGCTCAAGGGGCTGGCCGAGAAGAAGCTGAAGGCGCTGGTCGTGCGGGTCGATTCGCCCGGCGGGTCGGCGCTTGCCTCCGAACATATCCGCCAGGCGATCCTGCAGGCGAAGGCGCAGAAGCTGCCGGTCGTCGTGTCGATGGGCAGCCTGGCCGCCAGCGGCGGCTATTGGGTCTCGACGCCTGCCGACGTGATCTTTGCCCAGCCCAACACGATCACCGGATCGATCGGCATTTTCGGGGTCATTCCGACCTTCGAGAATACGCTCGCCAAGATCGGGGTGACGACGGACGGGGTGAAGACCACGCCACTGACCGGCCAGCCGGACGTGCTGGGCGGTACCAACGAGACGCTCGATCGGGTGCTTCAGGCCGGGATCGAGGACGGCTATCGCCGCTTCATCGGCCTGGTCGCCCAGTCGCGCAAGATGACGCCGCAGCGGGTGGACGAGATCGGCCAGGGCCGCGTCTGGGACGGCGGTACCGCCCGCCAGCTGGGGCTGGTCGACCGGTTCGGCAACATCGACGATGCGATCGCCGAAGCGGCAAAGCGCGCCAAGCTCGACCCGGCCAAGACCCATGCGGTCTATCTGGAAAAGGAGCCGGGCTGGTTCGACCAGCTGATTGCAGGCTTCTTCCGCGACAGCGGCGACGAGGAGGAAGAGGCTGCGCCCGAGAGCGGCGGCGATCTCTATGCCCGGATCGCGGTGGAGCGGCGTGCGGTGTTCGCCCAGGCTTTGGGCGATGCGCGCCGGATCGCGGGCGCGTCGTCGATGCAGGCACGCTGCCTCGAATGCGCGGCCTTTGGACCGGGCCTGGGCGGCACCGGCGCGGCGGACGCGCGGCTGATCGATCTGGTGGTGGCGAAGCTGGGCCTATGA
- the groL gene encoding chaperonin GroEL (60 kDa chaperone family; promotes refolding of misfolded polypeptides especially under stressful conditions; forms two stacked rings of heptamers to form a barrel-shaped 14mer; ends can be capped by GroES; misfolded proteins enter the barrel where they are refolded when GroES binds), with product MAAKDVKFSRDARERILKGVDILADAVKVTLGPKGRNVVIDKSFGAPRITKDGVTVAKEIELKDKFENMGAQMVREVASKTNDIAGDGTTTATVLAQAIVREGMKSVAAGMNPMDLKRGIDLAVTKVVEDVKARSKPVSGSSEIAQVGIISANGDREVGEKIAEAMEKVGKEGVITVEEAKGLEFELDVVEGMQFDRGYLSPYFITNPEKMAVELNDPYILIHEKKLSNLQAMLPILEAVVQSGRPLLIIAEDIEGEALATLVVNKLRGGLKVAAVKAPGFGDRRKAMLEDIAVLTKGEVISEDLGIKLESVTLGMLGTAKRVSIDKDNTTIVDGAGEADAIKGRTDAIRQQIEVTTSDYDREKLQERLAKLAGGVAVIKVGGASEVEVKERKDRVDDALHATRAAVEEGIVPGGGTALLYATKALEGLTGVNEDQTRGIDIVRKSLTALVRQIAANAGHDGAVVSGKLLDQSDTSYGFNASTDVYENLVAAGVIDPTKVVRTALQNAASVAGLLITTEAAVSELPEDKPAMPMGGGGMGGMGGMDF from the coding sequence ATGGCAGCCAAGGACGTAAAATTCTCGCGCGACGCGCGCGAGCGCATTCTGAAGGGCGTGGACATCCTCGCCGACGCGGTGAAGGTCACGCTGGGGCCGAAGGGCCGCAACGTCGTGATCGACAAGAGCTTCGGCGCGCCGCGCATCACCAAGGACGGCGTCACCGTCGCCAAGGAAATCGAGCTCAAGGACAAGTTCGAGAATATGGGCGCGCAGATGGTGCGTGAGGTCGCGTCCAAGACCAACGACATCGCCGGCGACGGCACCACCACCGCGACCGTTCTCGCCCAGGCGATCGTTCGCGAGGGCATGAAGTCGGTTGCGGCCGGCATGAACCCGATGGACCTCAAGCGCGGCATCGATCTCGCCGTCACCAAGGTCGTCGAGGACGTCAAGGCGCGTTCGAAGCCGGTTTCGGGTTCGAGCGAGATCGCCCAGGTCGGCATCATCTCGGCCAATGGCGACCGTGAAGTCGGCGAAAAGATCGCCGAAGCGATGGAAAAGGTCGGCAAGGAAGGCGTCATCACCGTCGAAGAGGCCAAGGGGCTCGAATTCGAGCTCGACGTCGTCGAAGGTATGCAGTTCGACCGCGGCTACCTCTCGCCCTATTTCATCACCAACCCGGAGAAGATGGCGGTCGAACTCAACGATCCGTACATCCTGATCCATGAGAAGAAGCTGTCGAACCTTCAGGCGATGCTCCCGATCCTGGAAGCCGTCGTCCAGTCGGGCCGCCCGCTGCTGATCATCGCCGAGGACATCGAGGGCGAGGCGCTCGCCACGCTCGTCGTCAACAAGCTGCGCGGCGGCCTCAAGGTCGCAGCGGTCAAGGCACCGGGCTTTGGCGATCGTCGCAAGGCGATGCTGGAAGACATCGCCGTCCTGACCAAGGGCGAAGTCATCTCGGAAGACCTAGGCATCAAGCTGGAAAGCGTCACGCTCGGAATGCTCGGCACCGCCAAGCGCGTCTCGATCGACAAGGACAACACCACCATCGTCGACGGTGCGGGTGAAGCCGATGCGATCAAGGGCCGCACCGATGCGATCCGTCAGCAGATCGAAGTCACCACGTCGGACTATGACCGCGAGAAGCTCCAGGAGCGTCTGGCGAAGCTCGCCGGTGGCGTTGCCGTCATCAAGGTCGGCGGCGCTTCGGAAGTCGAAGTCAAGGAGCGCAAGGACCGCGTCGACGATGCGCTGCACGCAACCCGCGCAGCCGTTGAAGAAGGCATCGTCCCCGGTGGTGGTACCGCCCTGCTGTACGCGACCAAGGCGCTCGAAGGCCTGACCGGCGTCAACGAGGATCAGACCCGCGGCATCGACATCGTCCGCAAGTCGCTGACTGCCCTTGTCCGCCAGATCGCGGCCAATGCCGGCCATGACGGCGCGGTCGTTTCGGGCAAGCTGCTCGACCAGTCGGACACGTCCTACGGCTTCAACGCCTCGACCGACGTGTACGAGAACCTCGTCGCAGCCGGCGTGATCGACCCGACCAAGGTCGTCCGCACCGCGCTTCAGAACGCAGCCTCGGTCGCGGGCCTGCTCATCACCACCGAAGCGGCGGTGAGCGAGCTGCCCGAAGACAAGCCGGCAATGCCCATGGGCGGCGGCGGCATGGGCGGCATGGGCGGCATGGATTTCTGA
- a CDS encoding GNAT family N-acetyltransferase, with translation MTAATAIDLSNACALPARHAPALPGAEAEWLPLSPLADRLCEEWDALAAEAAEPDVFAQRWFADASAALAPPDARLLAIRSAGRLIGLMPVGRDSRYGRLPLRHSVNWVHYHRFLGAPLLRRGQEVAAWSAIIAALDADRDAGSLLHLTGLVENGPVHRGLIEAARLAGRPCDTVHRIERAMLASDMAPDAYYAATVRKKKRKEIARLRARLAEQGSLETRRLAADASPHAWTDAFLALEHAGWKGAAGSALACTPETSAFFREVVAQAHRAGRLDFLRLDLDGAPIAMLVNLIAAPGAFAFKTAYDEGFARFSPGVLLQIENLQILARDDIDWVDSCAVENHPMIDSLWGQRRAIVRVTLPLAGRRRRIAFTAARTLERSAAAFKSLRNRRPQAPQEDSE, from the coding sequence ATGACCGCAGCGACCGCCATCGATCTGTCGAACGCGTGCGCGCTGCCCGCGCGCCACGCGCCTGCGCTGCCGGGCGCCGAGGCCGAGTGGCTGCCGCTGTCGCCGCTGGCGGACCGGCTTTGCGAGGAATGGGACGCGCTGGCAGCCGAAGCTGCGGAGCCAGACGTCTTTGCGCAGCGCTGGTTCGCCGATGCGAGCGCCGCACTCGCGCCACCCGACGCCCGGCTGCTCGCGATCCGCAGCGCCGGGCGGCTGATCGGCCTGATGCCGGTAGGGCGCGACTCGCGCTACGGGCGGTTACCGCTGCGCCACAGTGTGAACTGGGTCCATTATCACCGCTTCCTCGGCGCTCCGCTGCTGCGCCGGGGTCAGGAGGTCGCGGCTTGGTCCGCGATCATCGCCGCGCTCGACGCGGATCGCGACGCGGGCAGCCTGCTCCACCTGACCGGCCTGGTCGAGAACGGCCCGGTGCATCGCGGGCTGATCGAGGCAGCGCGGCTCGCCGGGCGCCCCTGCGACACCGTCCACCGGATCGAACGCGCGATGCTCGCCAGCGATATGGCCCCCGACGCCTATTACGCGGCAACCGTGCGCAAGAAGAAGCGCAAGGAGATCGCCCGCCTGCGCGCCCGCCTCGCAGAACAGGGCAGCCTCGAAACCCGGCGGCTGGCAGCGGACGCCTCGCCTCACGCCTGGACCGACGCCTTTCTCGCGCTCGAACACGCCGGGTGGAAGGGGGCGGCGGGGTCCGCGCTCGCCTGCACGCCCGAAACCAGCGCATTTTTCCGAGAGGTCGTGGCGCAGGCGCACCGTGCCGGGCGACTCGACTTCCTCCGCCTCGACCTCGACGGCGCGCCGATCGCGATGCTCGTCAACCTGATCGCCGCCCCCGGCGCGTTCGCGTTCAAGACGGCCTATGACGAGGGGTTCGCGCGCTTCTCCCCCGGCGTGCTGCTCCAGATCGAAAACCTTCAGATCCTTGCGCGCGACGACATCGACTGGGTCGACAGCTGCGCGGTCGAGAATCACCCGATGATCGACAGCCTGTGGGGTCAGCGCCGCGCGATCGTCCGCGTCACCCTCCCACTCGCCGGACGTCGTCGCCGGATCGCCTTCACGGCGGCCCGCACGCTCGAACGCTCCGCAGCCGCATTCAAATCCCTGCGCAACCGCCGCCCGCAAGCGCCCCAGGAGGACTCCGAATGA
- the groES gene encoding co-chaperone GroES, whose translation MNFRPLHDRVLVRRVEAEAKTAGGIIIPDTAQEKPQEGEVVAAGSGAKNEKGEVTPLDVKAGDRILFGKWSGTEVKVNGEDLLIMKESDILGIVG comes from the coding sequence ATGAACTTTCGTCCGTTGCACGATCGCGTGCTGGTCCGCCGCGTAGAGGCCGAGGCCAAGACCGCCGGCGGCATCATCATCCCCGACACCGCCCAGGAAAAGCCGCAGGAAGGCGAAGTCGTCGCCGCCGGTTCGGGCGCCAAGAACGAAAAGGGCGAGGTTACCCCGCTCGACGTCAAGGCCGGCGACCGCATCCTGTTCGGCAAATGGTCGGGCACCGAGGTCAAGGTGAATGGCGAAGACCTGCTGATCATGAAGGAAAGCGACATCCTCGGAATTGTTGGCTGA
- a CDS encoding mannose-1-phosphate guanylyltransferase/mannose-6-phosphate isomerase: protein MSRADAIVPVILSGGAGTRLWPMSRPERPKQLLALTAEETMLQLTARRAPVDAGFAAPVVVANALHADLILEQLAQSGAEPQAVILEPMGRNTAPAIALAALAVGGGSTPLLVMPSDHVIADIPAFHAAIATAMPRVSEGWMVTFGITPDHPETGYGYIRVGEPIGEGIHKVARFVEKPPRDTAEAMVASGDHVWNGGIFLFRADVFLDALADHAPEILAAAQASMDRAIREGSRVLPDAAEFARSPSDSIDYAVMEKAERVAVVPVAMGWSDVGSWDALHGISDCDAQGNACRGDVVAIDTANCLVRVSAGKRVALVGVSDLIVVADGDEILILPRGRSQEVKRIIEAMKTD from the coding sequence ATGAGCCGAGCCGATGCGATCGTCCCCGTGATCCTCTCCGGCGGTGCCGGGACCCGGCTCTGGCCGATGTCGCGGCCCGAACGCCCCAAACAGTTGCTTGCCCTGACCGCCGAGGAGACGATGCTCCAGCTCACCGCGCGGCGCGCGCCGGTCGATGCCGGGTTTGCGGCGCCGGTGGTCGTAGCCAATGCGCTGCACGCCGACCTGATCCTCGAGCAGCTGGCGCAGTCGGGGGCGGAGCCGCAGGCGGTGATTCTCGAACCGATGGGGCGCAACACCGCGCCCGCCATCGCGCTTGCCGCGCTGGCGGTCGGCGGGGGATCGACGCCCTTGCTGGTGATGCCGTCCGATCATGTCATCGCCGATATCCCGGCTTTCCATGCGGCAATCGCGACGGCGATGCCGAGGGTATCAGAGGGCTGGATGGTGACGTTCGGCATCACGCCCGACCATCCCGAGACCGGCTATGGCTATATCCGCGTCGGCGAGCCGATCGGCGAGGGGATCCACAAGGTCGCCCGGTTCGTCGAGAAGCCGCCGCGCGACACCGCCGAGGCGATGGTCGCGAGCGGCGATCATGTCTGGAATGGCGGCATCTTCCTGTTCCGCGCGGATGTCTTTCTGGATGCGCTCGCGGACCACGCACCCGAGATATTGGCGGCGGCACAGGCGTCGATGGACCGCGCTATCCGCGAAGGGAGCCGCGTTCTGCCCGACGCTGCCGAATTTGCCCGGTCGCCATCGGACTCGATCGATTATGCGGTGATGGAAAAGGCGGAACGGGTGGCGGTGGTCCCCGTCGCGATGGGCTGGTCCGATGTCGGTAGCTGGGACGCGCTGCATGGCATCAGCGATTGCGACGCGCAGGGCAACGCCTGTCGCGGCGACGTGGTTGCGATCGATACGGCCAATTGCCTGGTCCGTGTCAGTGCGGGCAAGCGGGTCGCGCTGGTCGGCGTCTCCGACCTGATCGTGGTCGCGGACGGGGATGAGATACTGATATTGCCGCGCGGGCGCAGTCAGGAGGTCAAACGCATCATCGAGGCGATGAAGACGGATTGA